Proteins encoded by one window of Engraulis encrasicolus isolate BLACKSEA-1 chromosome 21, IST_EnEncr_1.0, whole genome shotgun sequence:
- the LOC134437437 gene encoding calphotin-like produces MTQPQWSPAAYLAEVASSTPGSLRLGYVAVQPLKSQPKMPDPVEWSWSESEDGFTKDRQPPRRRRHNRRQKGRRPASQEEPLPACVSGSPSPADPPNHTEMVYPPEPVNPKPDPTSPPAQPDPACPPAQPPPACSSVQPQPEISMCFEHLEDFYDLLDKMSPIIHTLGNTRRQLVAVNVIRGVLLRRPWLLQFGLTPTKQRMDQLEESLQALLVAEESTALAVDPPDLAPITPLDVPEPDVAVPGLEPDAAVPALELELGTATQTPELEPTAVAATVKQAPEPAAAAVKQAPEPAAAVKQAPEPDPMPIDGLPASEETPNSDGPPMPKGSPDLPVPVGPPTPEGPPVPEFLPPSRNLPELSQAQPQLSQAQPQLSQALPEQFQAPSAGVPVAATLNVHGAATLCSPVDILPFHGAAPASAGTTPVPVGASPAPAPVCATPAPAPVCATPAPAPVCATPAPAPVCATPAPAPVCATPAPAPVCATPAPAPVCATPAPVPVCATPAPAPVCATPAPVPVCATPAPVPVCATPGPVPVGAASSPAPVGSSSSVSVGATPAPAPVGPSPTPAPASATPASVGASSGAPVGASSSVSGGASSSVSVGASSSVPVGASSSVSVGASSSVPVGASSAPVSACPAPGPATQCVPAPASWSSSVFQSAPPPVFQSAPPPVAQSAPSTHHNSVFSQPLLIPVPVTIPVTVPITIPVSVPICVQVPTPVSVPVCVPVHSARFSSPVVVNVTVTVPIPVIISVPIPVTVQVTVPLKVPVFVPVNVAQSTMPAPEPLSDSACPVSDSACPVSDSACPVSDSACPVSDSACPVSDSAGHANSTYPSSRASVPVPCPVLCAQPCRFLPSRLPPPKRSVLPENFVGRLEAVP; encoded by the coding sequence ATGACTCAGCCACAATGGAGCCCAGCAGCTTATCTAGCCGAGGTAGCCAGCTCAACCCCGGGCTCTCTGCGTTTGGGTTATGTCGCTGTCCAACCTCTGAAGTCCCAGCCCAAGATGCCGGATCCAGTGGAGTGGAGTTGGTCAGAGTCTGAGGATGGCTTCACAAAAGACAGGCAGCCCCCCAGGAGGAGGCGACACAATCGGCGCCAGAAGGGCCGCCGACCCGCTTCCCAGGAGGAAcctctgcctgcttgtgtgtcagGAAGCCCCTCACCAGCCGACCCACCGAACCACACAGAGATGGTCTACCCACCGGAACCGGTCAATCCCAAGCCTGATCCTAccagcccgccggcccagcccGATCCTGcctgcccgccggcccagccccCGCCAGCCTGCTCGTCCGTCCAGCCCCAGCCAGAAATTTCCATGTGCTTCGAGCACTTGGAAGACTTCTACGACCTGCTGGATAAGATGTCTCCAATCATACACACCTTGGGGAACACGAGGAGGCAGCTGGTGGCAGTCAACGTCATTCGGGGCGTCCTGCTAAGAAGGCCATGGCTCCTCCAGTTTGGACTGACGCCTACGAAACAGAGAATGGACCAGTTGGAGGAGTCCCTGCAGGCCCTCCTGGTTGCGGAGGAAAGTACGGCCTTGGCTGTTGATCCGCCTGACCTGGCGCCCATCACACCGCTTGATGTCCCCGAACCGGATGTCGCTGTGCCAGGTCTTGAACCGGATGCCGCAGTACCAGCCCTCGAGCTGGAGCTCGGCACTGCAACACAGACCCCCGAGCTGGAGCCCACTGCCGTCGCTGCCACTGTGAAGCAAGCCCCCGAGCCTGCCGCCGCCGCTGTGAAGCAAGCCCCCGAGCCCGCCGCCGCTGTGAAGCAAGCCCCCGAGCCTGACCCAATGCCAATAGATGGCCTGCCCGCTTCTGAAGAGACACCCAACTCCGATGGCCCACCTATGCCCAAGGGGTCACCGGACCTCCCTGTTCCAGTTGGCCCGCCAACTCCCGAGGGGCCACCTGTTCCTGAGTTCTTGCCTCCCTCTCGAAACCTACCAGAGCTGTCTCAAGCCCAGCCCCAGCTGTCTCAAGCCCAGCCCCAGCTGTCTCAAGCCCTGCCCGAGCAGTTTCAAGCCCCGTCCGCTGGTGTGCCTGTTGCTGCCACCCTCAACGTGCATGGAGCCGCCACCCTCTGCTCGCCTGTGGACATTCTGCCCTTCCATGGCGCCGCCCCTGCATCTGCTGGCACCACGCctgttcctgtcggcgcctccCCAGCTCCGGCTCCTGTCTGCGccaccccagctccagctcctgtctGCGCCACCCCAGCTCCGGCTCCTGTCTGCGccaccccagctccagctcctgtctGCGCCACCCCAGCTCCGGCTCCTGTCTGCGccaccccagctccagctcctgtctGCGCCACCCCAGCTCCGGCTCCTGTCTGCGCCACCCCAGCTCCGGTTCCTGTCTGCGCCACCCCAGCTCCGGCTCCTGTCTGCGCCACCCCAGCTCCAGTTCCTGTCTGTGCCACCCCAGCTCCAGTTCCTGTCTGCGCCACCCCAGGTCCAGTTCCTGTCGGCGccgcctcctccccagctcctgtCGGCTCCTCCTCTTCTGTTTCCGTCGGCGccaccccagctccagctcctgttgGCCCCTCCCCAACTCCAGCTCCTGCCAGCGCCACTCCAGCTTCTGTCGGCGCCTCCTCTGGAGCTCCTGTCGGCGCCTCCTCTTCTGTTTCCGGCGGCGCCTCCTCTTCTGTTTCCGTCGGCGCCTCCTCTtctgttcctgtcggcgcctccTCTTCTGTTTCTGTCGGCGCCTCCTCTtctgttcctgtcggcgcctccTCTGCTCCTGTCAGCGCCTGCCCTGCTCCGGGTCCCGCCACCCAGTGTGTTCCAGCTCCTGCCTCCTGGTCTTCGTCTGTGTTCCAGTCTGCACCGCCCCCTGTGTTCCAGTCTGCACCGCCCCCTGTGGCCCAGTCTGCCCCCTCCACTCACCATAACTCAGTGTTTTCGCAACCCCTCCTTATTCCTGTGCCAGTCACCATTCCAGTTACCGTGCCCATCACCATCCCAGTATCTGTCCCCATCTGTGTCCAGGTCCCCACTCCTGTATCTGTTCCTGTTTGTGTTCCAGTCCATTCGGCCCGTTTCTCCTCACCAGTTGTCGTCAACGTCACTGTGACCGTGCCCATCCCTGTCATCATCTCTGTTCCTATTCCTGTCACTGTCCAGGTCACCGTGCCCCTCAAGGTCCCTGTGTTTGTTCCTGTTAATGTTGCCCAGTCTACTATGCCTGCCCCTGAACCTTTGTCTGACTCCGCCTGCCCCGTGTCTGACTCCGCCTGCCCCGTGTCTGACTCCGCCTGCCCCGTGTCTGACTCCGCCTGCCCCGTGTCTGACTCTGCCTGCCCCGTGTCCGACTCCGCCGGCCACGCCAACTCCACCTACCCTTCCTCCAGGGCTTCTGTACCTGTCCCTTGTCCCGTGCTCTGTGCCCAGCCTTGCCGGTTCCTCCCCTCCAGACTGCCCCCTCCCAAACGCTCTGTGCTTCCTGAGAACTTTGTGGGACGTCTGGAAGCCGTCCCTTAA